A DNA window from Choristoneura fumiferana chromosome 24, NRCan_CFum_1, whole genome shotgun sequence contains the following coding sequences:
- the strat gene encoding RAB interacting factor STRAT — translation MHILFALKTLYHNLYLKKVPKIRIMADADIKTTVEETNKDYVEDGKNKLNVKCKFCSSKILDKQSANYITQEKQLPLMQQDNNREEGEIQTESVNEFYHVENMYTFENIGFTHSVDNYKYLSCADCDAGPVGYYDMNTKHSYVALSRVVHS, via the exons ATGCATATATTATTTGCACTTAAAACTTTATATCATAACCTATATCTCAAAAAAGTACCAAAGATCCGAATTATGGCAGACGCAGATATTAAAACAACGGTTGAGGAAACCAATAAAGACTACGTGGAAGATGGTAAAAACAAGCTGAATGTGAAATGTAAATTCTGCAGTTCTAAGATTCTGGACAAGCAATCGGCAAACTATATAACTCAAGAG AAACAGTTGCCACTAATGCAACAAGACAACAACCGTGAAGAAGGGGAAATTCAAACTGAGTCTGTGAATGAGTTCTACCATGTTGAGAACATGTATACGTTTGAAAACATTGGATTTACACACTCCGTAGACAATTATAAGTATCTGAGCTGTGCGGATTGTGACGCGGGCCCAGTGGgttattatgatatgaataCTAAACATAGTTACGTTGCACTATCAAGAGTTGTGCATTCCTAG